AGTACAAGGTGGTGGCGCAGAAGCAGCCCACCGCAGGCGGTGGCTACAGCGTGGACCACAGTGCCGGTAGCTATGTGTTCGACAGGAACGGCCAGCTGCGCGTCTATATGCCTTACAACACCCCGGTAGCGGATATCGCGCATGATCTGCAGCAGTTGTTGCGTTAGACTGCAATAACACACTACTTCTGTTGCGGAACGCCAGCATCGTGACCGAGCACACCCCACCCCGAGCCAATAGCCCGCAGCAGGCGGAACTGGCCCGTTTCACCATCAGCAGCCCGCTGGAAATCCAGCAGCACCTGCGCAGCCTTGCCGAGCTGAAGCAGGCGGTTACCGTGTTTTCCAACAAGGGCAATACCTTCATTGTCACCCGGCTGTGGGCGGTGGATGCCGACAATGACCGGCTGGTGTTCGGCCTCAGTGCCGACGAAAACGCCAATCGCCACCTGCTGGCCAGCGAGCGCAACGTCATGGTGAGTTCCCCGGCCGGCATCAAGATGCAGTTCATCTGCGGCCCGGCCGAGGAAGTGGAATACGAAGGCCGCCGTGCGGTGGCGATGGCGATACCCGACAAGATCATCCGTTTGCAGCGGCGCGAGTTCTTCCGCATTAACACCCCGCCGATCAAGCAGGTATGGTGCCGGCTGCCGGCCCACCCGGGGCGCATGCTGCCCTTGTTCGACATCAGCCTTGGCGGCATGTCGCTGACGTTGGCCGCAGACCAGCACGACTGGCTGCAGGCCGGCGAGAAGCTGGAGAGGGTGGAAGTAGACCTGCCAGAAGCCGGCCTGCTGCAAGTGGGGCTGGAGGTACTGCATGTCATACCGGTGCTTGGCCTGGCTGGCCATGAGCATTACCGCGCCGGCTGTGCCTTCGCCGACATGAACATGGCACGCGAATCGCTGCTACAACGCTACATCACGCACCTTGAGCGCGAGCGCCGTGCTCTGGTACGCTAAACCCCAACTATTGCAACGCAGCAAAATCATGACTTTGACTATTGCCCTGTCCAAGGGCCGCATTTTTGAAGAAACCCTGCCGCTGCTGGCCGCCGCCGGCATCGTTCCCGCCGAAGCACCGGAATCCTCGCG
This Vogesella sp. LIG4 DNA region includes the following protein-coding sequences:
- a CDS encoding flagellar brake protein → MTEHTPPRANSPQQAELARFTISSPLEIQQHLRSLAELKQAVTVFSNKGNTFIVTRLWAVDADNDRLVFGLSADENANRHLLASERNVMVSSPAGIKMQFICGPAEEVEYEGRRAVAMAIPDKIIRLQRREFFRINTPPIKQVWCRLPAHPGRMLPLFDISLGGMSLTLAADQHDWLQAGEKLERVEVDLPEAGLLQVGLEVLHVIPVLGLAGHEHYRAGCAFADMNMARESLLQRYITHLERERRALVR